CGAACAAGTCGTCTCCTCTTTGCTGATGCCGGATCTGCTGCGCGTGGAGGGGCCACTGGTGCGCCTGATGGAGCTTCAACTGGACGCATCGGGCATTGAACCGACGCTGGCAGACCTGGGCAGCCTGTGGCAGCAGTGGTTGCCCTCTGCCCATGCAAAAGTGTCGCCCCATCTCGATGCGCTCTGCCAGGACATGATCCGGGGGCAACTTCATGCTTCAGAACAGGTGATTGAACGGCTAGACGAAGCGCTGTGGACGGTGGCGCAAGCGTCGTCCCGCCAGGTGTCGCTTGCCACCCGCACCGACCAAGGCCCCAGCCGCCAGCGCAATGAAGATGCGTGCTATCCCCCTAGCGGCACGGCCCAGACGCTTGCTTTGACCCCGACGGTCACCCCGCTGCTGATTGTGTGCGACGGCATTGGCGGGCATCAGGGGGGAGATGTCGCCTCCAATCTGGCGATCGCCGCTGTGCAGCAACACCTCCAGTCCAGCGACCTCAGCCGCCTCAGTCCCTTGGCTTTGATGCAGGAGCTAGAAGCCGCCGCCTGCGCTGCCAATGACCTGATTAGCCAGCGCAACGACGAAGAGCATCGCCAGGATCGACAGCGCATGGGCACTACGCTGGTCATGGCGCTGGTGCGCGAGCACGAGCTATACCTGGCCCATGTGGGGGACAGTCGCGCCTACTGGATTACCCCGTGGAACTGTCACCAGATTACGCAGGATGACGACGTGGCCTCGCGCGAAGTTCGCATGGGCTATAGCTTCTATCGAGAGGCGCTGCAACATGCCAGTTCTGGCTCTCTGGTGCAGGCGCTAGGCATGGGCAGTTCGTCTTTGCTCCATGCCAACGTGCAGCGGTTTGTGCTGGATGACGACAGTCTGTTTTTGCTGTGTTCTGACGGACTGAGCGACAATGATCGGGTGGAACAGTATTGGGATTTGGAACTGCTCCCGGTGCTAGGCGGACGTGCCAATTTGGAAATCGTCACCCAGCGACTCGTAGATCTGGCGAATTCCCAAAATGGTCATGACAATGTAACCGTTGGCATTGTTCATGTCCAGCTTCCCAGCCTGTCGCCCACTAAGCTTGCACCGACGCAACTTCCTGGCGTAGAAGTCGCCCCAGCCCCGACGGCGATCGCCTCCACTGCTGTCGTTTCTCCCGTCGGCTCTCCCTCCGCCCAAGCAGCGCAAGCCTCCAAACCACTCCCCAATCTCTCACCGCAGCCCAGCGAGCCCGCTTTGCCCAAAACGCAGGTCGTGTCGCCCGTTGCTGCCAAGCCAAGACCCCTGCCGCTGTTGCTGACCCTCCTGGCGCTGCTGGGGGCGGGGGCGCTGGGCTACTGGCTCATGCGCGATCGCCTGACCAGTTTGACGGGGTTTCCCCCTGCGCCCACCCTATCCCCCCCTGCCGAAGAAGACCCGGCGATCGCCCTTCAGCCCGGCGCGTTTCTGCTGATCGGACGAGCAGCCGAGGGCGCACCCGGTGACATATCCGGGCTAGTGCTGCTGCCTTCCCCCCCCACAGTCGAGGGCAGCCCCACGGCATCCCCCTCCCCTGCATCCCCTGCAACGGCAGGTCTGGCGATCGCCCCTGGTAGCGTGTTGATGGTGCTAGAGCGCCGGCCTCCCGATGCTCCTGCCTGGATCAAACTCAAGGTCTGTTCGACGGAGCAAGCCGTAGCCCCTACACCAGCGGCTTCGCCGACTTCCAGCCCCGCCGCCCCGCCCATCGCGCCCGACAATGGCTCCGCTTCGAGCGCCAACCCGACGCTCCCGGCATCGCCCATTGGATCGCCCATTCGCGAGTTGCCAGCCCCACCCGCAGCGGATACGTTCAATACTCCACTGCCTGAACGAAGCGCGATCGCCCCTCCCGGAGAAGAAGGCTGGGTGGCGCTGAGCGATCTCCGTCCGCTGATGATGCCCAACCCCACGCCGACCGATGCCCAGCGCGGCGTTTGCGTCTCTTCGTCTCCAACCCCCGATTTGCCTGCTCCACCCCCTAGTCCGCCGCCTGTTGTGCCGCCTGCTGAACCTACCACGCCCCCCAGCGATCCACCCGCCTCGCCTCCTGTCGGTTAACCTCCAAAGATCTGGTCTTCTGGGGACAAAGAGGAAAAACCCGGTGAATTACTCGATACACTGGATAAGCGTCAGCAGTGTCACGATCGGCCTTACGCGATTGACTTTGTAGGATGGCATTGCCTGGATGGGCGATCGCACGATTTAGGGCGCAGAAGCCTGGAAAAGGTTTGGGAATACTATATTCAGTGTGTTTGTTTGATTCTTGTTTGATTCAGTGTGTTTGTTTGAAGGTTGGGCTTGGATTCAAACTTCAACCCGTTGACCGCCCGTTTAGAGCTTTGCCTTCTGCAACACAACGTTGGGTGCATTTCGGTTTCAGTCATGGATTTTGTTGAATTAGCCATTTAAACTTTCGGTTTCATGCTTTCGTCTGATCACCCCTGCCTGCGGCTTGCGATTCGCCGCCTTACTGCTGCTGACGCAGACCACTATGCGATTTGGGTGCTACAAGCTCCATCGCAGGCAGGTTACGTGCATCACGACCGAGCCTGGCCAGCGGAGCTAACCGAGATCTGGCAAGCCTGGCAGTCCATGTTTTGTCTGCGAGATTTGCCCGCCGTTCCCCGGATTCCGGCGGTGGTGTTGCCGCCGCCCCAGCCCGACGACCCGACACCAGGCTACGCGGGTCGCCTGATGCAGCATTTGGGCGTGAGTCTCTGGCAGTGGTTGTTTGACGGTTCCATCCAAAATAGCCTGGCCCAGAGCCAGGGCATTGCTCAGGGACAGGGGCGATCGCTGCGGCTGCGGCTGGAGATTCGTGACCCTGAGCTAATGGCGCTGCCCTGGGAAATCATGCAGCCCCAGCCCGGACGACAGGCGATCGCCCTCAGCCAGCAGCTTTTGTTTAGCCGCACCACCAACGAAGTCGATCCGCTGCCGGCCTTGCGCGAGGAAAACTCGCTGCGGATCTTGCTAGTGCAGGGACAGGACGCTGAACCCGACCGCAGCCTTTCCACCAGCGACTTTCGCCTCCAGTTACAGCAAGAGGCCGACGCGCTGACGGCGCTGCTTCAGGATGTCACTCAGGGAGAAGCGTTTCATCGCTTTGTGCCGCCTGTGCCCTGCGAAGTGACAACGCTGGTGCAGCCGACTGCCGCCGAACTCACGTCTCACCTAGAAACCAAGCAGTACAACGTGCTGTTTTACTCTGGCCACGGGATGCCTGGCCCAGATGGCGGAATGCTCTTCTTGCGTCCCGATGCAACGATGAACGGGACGGAGCTGGCGCAAGTGCTAACCCGCTGCCGCATCAAGCTGGCCGTGTTCAACGCCTGCTGGGGCGCACAGCCCGAAATGCAGGGCGATCGCCCCATTCCCCGCAGCAGCCTGGCCGAAGTGCTGATTCATCACGGCGTACCTGCGGTGCTGGGGATGCGCGATCGCATTGCCGAACACGAAGCCCACAGCTTTATCCAGCGATTTGCCCGGGCCCTGGCCGAGCGATCGCCCATCGACGAGGCCGTGGCGATCGCCCGCCAGCATTTGCTCACGCTCTATCGCTTCAACCAGATCGCCTGGACCCTGCCCGTCCTTTACATGCATCCCGAATTTGACGGCGAATTGGTCAAACCGCTGACAGAAGGGGTTACGGAAATTCCCGAAAATCCCTCTAGCTGGGGCGAGGTGCCGTTTCCCTCTGCCTGCCTCCGCGCTGTCGAGCCACCCCACCAAACCTGGCCAATCTACGGCGGCATGGTGCGGGTTGGCTTTTTGGAAGGCAATGACCTGGTGATTAAATCTCCCGGCGTTTCTCGTCGCCACGCTGAGATTTTCTATCGCGGGTCGGTCGGGGCGGCTAGCGCAGAGCCGATTTACGTCCTGCGCGACTTTTCTCGCTTTGGCACGTTTCTGCTGGAACCACAGGGCCAGTGGCGAAAAGTGCATCAGGAAGAGGTCGCCCTCAAGCCCCACAGTCGCCTCCGATTTGGCACATTTCAGCTAGAGTTTGTGCCCAATGACCTCACCCCGCCTCTGTGACGCTTGGCTCCTGGCTGCGCTTTGGCCAGAGCAGGTACGGCTTTCTGGGTTTATTGTGTTTATATTTGTCTGGATAATACTCTTTCAAAATTTCCACTTTAGCCCGCTGCCAAAATTTTCAAATTCCTTATCAGCCAATTACGGAACTGACCCATCCGAGTCTGTAGCTAGTCCTATCGAACCCATTCGATACCCACTTAATACAAGTCACCATAGACAACACTTGTCCGGCGCATTCAGGAGCAAGAACCATGGCAAGCGATTCAACCCGTCCCTGCTTTTCTGCCTTTCGATCTCAGGCTGAGCTAGAACTCCTCCAGGTCGTATTAGATGATGCGGATGCATCCTACCCCTGGAATCCGGCAGACCCTGCCGCATCTAGCTATTTTGAACAGCTTGAGCAGGAAGTGGCAGCGGGTTGGCCGACTGACATGCTCGATTCCTATGCCCAGTCCCTTTCCATGCAATTTGACCAACTGTGGGCCACGGTGGATGCGGCTCAAAATGCGGCTCAACCTGTGCTGACGACCGCCTCTTTCAGCGGACTGTTTCAGCGGTTTGCCGACCGGATGCCGCAAGGACTGCTGGAACGGCTGGTGCAGCAGGCGCAGATGGCGATCGCCTCTTCCAACTCTCTGGCCGATCAACTGGTTGCCAGCGTCCGCGACGTGCTGCCCGAGTGGGGCGATGATGATCTGTACGTGC
The Thermoleptolyngbya sichuanensis A183 DNA segment above includes these coding regions:
- a CDS encoding protein phosphatase 2C domain-containing protein yields the protein MLYCSNYSCQAPNSERSKFCQKCRTPLTKRYLWAIGPGAESCRTDELVANRYLVKGGRVLLDTKPGLLPGISTEQIPDDLLPYLRLSPYALHVPQVYDWVRLESAGGPEKLALLERSPLYLPNTPSDADPPASDPQLFPSLTDLWPRSSALRQLNWLWQIAHLWQPFATEQVVSSLLMPDLLRVEGPLVRLMELQLDASGIEPTLADLGSLWQQWLPSAHAKVSPHLDALCQDMIRGQLHASEQVIERLDEALWTVAQASSRQVSLATRTDQGPSRQRNEDACYPPSGTAQTLALTPTVTPLLIVCDGIGGHQGGDVASNLAIAAVQQHLQSSDLSRLSPLALMQELEAAACAANDLISQRNDEEHRQDRQRMGTTLVMALVREHELYLAHVGDSRAYWITPWNCHQITQDDDVASREVRMGYSFYREALQHASSGSLVQALGMGSSSLLHANVQRFVLDDDSLFLLCSDGLSDNDRVEQYWDLELLPVLGGRANLEIVTQRLVDLANSQNGHDNVTVGIVHVQLPSLSPTKLAPTQLPGVEVAPAPTAIASTAVVSPVGSPSAQAAQASKPLPNLSPQPSEPALPKTQVVSPVAAKPRPLPLLLTLLALLGAGALGYWLMRDRLTSLTGFPPAPTLSPPAEEDPAIALQPGAFLLIGRAAEGAPGDISGLVLLPSPPTVEGSPTASPSPASPATAGLAIAPGSVLMVLERRPPDAPAWIKLKVCSTEQAVAPTPAASPTSSPAAPPIAPDNGSASSANPTLPASPIGSPIRELPAPPAADTFNTPLPERSAIAPPGEEGWVALSDLRPLMMPNPTPTDAQRGVCVSSSPTPDLPAPPPSPPPVVPPAEPTTPPSDPPASPPVG
- a CDS encoding CHAT domain-containing protein — encoded protein: MLSSDHPCLRLAIRRLTAADADHYAIWVLQAPSQAGYVHHDRAWPAELTEIWQAWQSMFCLRDLPAVPRIPAVVLPPPQPDDPTPGYAGRLMQHLGVSLWQWLFDGSIQNSLAQSQGIAQGQGRSLRLRLEIRDPELMALPWEIMQPQPGRQAIALSQQLLFSRTTNEVDPLPALREENSLRILLVQGQDAEPDRSLSTSDFRLQLQQEADALTALLQDVTQGEAFHRFVPPVPCEVTTLVQPTAAELTSHLETKQYNVLFYSGHGMPGPDGGMLFLRPDATMNGTELAQVLTRCRIKLAVFNACWGAQPEMQGDRPIPRSSLAEVLIHHGVPAVLGMRDRIAEHEAHSFIQRFARALAERSPIDEAVAIARQHLLTLYRFNQIAWTLPVLYMHPEFDGELVKPLTEGVTEIPENPSSWGEVPFPSACLRAVEPPHQTWPIYGGMVRVGFLEGNDLVIKSPGVSRRHAEIFYRGSVGAASAEPIYVLRDFSRFGTFLLEPQGQWRKVHQEEVALKPHSRLRFGTFQLEFVPNDLTPPL